The Usitatibacter rugosus genome segment GGTCCGCGTTTCGCTGCACGTCGATGCAGCGGGAAGGATGGAGCGCGCGTTGCTCATGCACCACGCGCTCGACGATGGCGCCGAGATCGGTGGCCACGGGCGCCACCGGGATGCCCCCAGCGAGGCGGGCTCTCGTGATGTCGAGGAGATCCTCGATCATCCGGCCCATGCGCCGTCCCGTCGCGACCATGCGCGCCCCGGTCTCCTGCACCATCGGCTCCTTGGAGCCCATCTGCAGCAGGTGCGCGGAATTGAGGAGCGCGCTGAGCGGGTTGCGCAGGTCGTGCGACAGCACGGCCATGAACATCTCGTTGAAGCGCAGCGCCTCGGTGCGCTCGCGAATCTCCTCGCGCAGCATCTGCTTTTGCCGATGCAGGTCGAAGAAGACCTCGGCCTTGTTGCGCAGGATGAACGGATCGATGGGCTTGTAGAGGAAGTCCACCGCCCCGCTCTCGTAGCCCTTGAAGAGGCGGTAGGGATCGCGCCCGCCGGCGGTCACGAAGATGAGCGGCACGTCGCGCGTGCGCTCGCTGCCGCGGATCAGCTCGGCCAGCTCGAAGCCGTCCATCTCGGGCATCTGCACGTCGAGGAAGGCGAGCGCCACGTCGTGCGCGAGCAACAGCTCCAGCGCCTCGGGGCCGGAGCGGGCGGTGAGGACTTCGACATCGTCGCGGCGCAGCAGCGCGGAGAGCGCGAGCAGGTTCTCGTCGAGGTCGTCGACCACGAGGCACTTCAGGCGGGGCAGCGTCTGGGGCATCGGTTCCATGCGATTCATGAGGCGGTCCCGCCGCCCAGGCGTGCGAGCTGCGCTCCGATCCGCTCGAGCGGCAGCACGTGGGCGGCCGTCGTTCGTTGAAGGGCGGATGCGGGCATGAGCGGCATCTTCGCACCCGCCGGGTCCTGGACGATGGTGACGCCGCCGGCGCGCGCGATCGCCGCGAGGCCGTTGGCGCCGTCCTCGTTGGCGCCCGTGAGCACCACGCCCGCGAGGCGGGGTCCGTAGACCAGGGCCGCCGACTCGAAGAGCACGTCGATCGAAGGGCGCGAGAAGCACACCGGCTCGTCCACCGAGAGCGAGACGTAGCGCTGCGGCTCGACCAGCAGGTGGTAGTCCGCGGGCGCGAAGTAGATCGTGCCGGCCTCGATCGGCTCCTTGTCCTGCGCCTCGCGCACCGCGAGCTTGCAGCGCGACGCGAAGAGCTCGGCCAGCACGCTCGGGCGGTCGCGCGGGATGTGGATCACGACGAGCACCGCGGCGGAGAGATCCGCGGGCAATGCGGGCAGGAGTGCCGTGAGCGCCTCCACGCCGCCCGCCGAGGCGCCGATGGCGATCGCATCGACGGTGCGCGCGGCCATCATGCGTCGCCCCGCTTCTGGTACACGCGCAGGTCGCGCGAGAGAGGCTCGAAGGCTTCGGCGTGGTGCGTGAAGCGGATCGATTCCTTCGAGCCGATGCCGAGCACGCCCCGGCGGACCAGCGCCTCGCGGAACAGGCCGATGGCGCGGTCCTGGAGCTTGCGGTCGAAATAGATCAGCACGTTGCGGCACGAGACCAGCTGCACTTCCGCGAACACGCTGTCGGTGGCGAGGCTGTGGTCGGAGAAGACGATGTTCTTGCGCAGCGACTTGTCGAACACCGCGCGGCCGTAGCCGGCCGTGTAGTAGTCGGAGAGCGAGGTTCGCGCGCCGGAGTCGCGGTGGTTCTCGGTGAACTTCGGGATACGGTCGATCTCGTAGACGCCCGCTTCGGCGCGCTCGAGCGCACGCGGGTTGATGTCGGTCGCGTAGATCGTGGTGCGCTCGAGCAGGCCTTCCTCGCGCAGCAGGATCGCGAGCGAGTAGACCTCCTCGCCGCTGCTGCACCCGGCCACCCACACGCGAAGCGACGGATACGTGCGCAGCAGGGGCATCACCGACTCGCGCAGCACCTTGAAGTAGCCCGGGTCGCGGAACATCTCGCTCACCTGCACGGTGAGGTAGTTCAGCAACTCGGGGAAGATGCCCGGCTCGTGGATCAGGCGGTCCTGGAGCTGCGTGAGGCTGCGGCAGCCGAAGCGATCGGCGGCGGTGGCGAGCCTTCGGCGCAGCGACGCCGTGGCATAGCCGCGGAAGTCGTAGTGGTACTTGAGATACACGGCCTCGATGAGCAGCGTCATCTCGATGTCCTGGTCGCGGGCCGGGCGCGGCGATCCTACTTGGGCATCCACACGCGCACCAGGGAGAGGAGCTTCTCGACGTCGAGCGGCTTGGCGATGTAGTCGCTGGCCCCGGCGGCGAGGCAGCGCTCGCGGTCGTCCTTCATCGCCTTGGCGGTGAGCGCGATGATGGGCAGCTTCTTCCACTCGGGACTCTTGCGGATCTCGCGCATCGCGGTGATGCCGTCCATCTCCGGCATCATGATGTCCATCAGCACGAGGTCGATCGCTTCGGCACCGGCGGCGCGGGTGCGCTCCAGCGCTTCGAGCGCCTCGCGGCCGTTGCGCGCGATCTCGATCTTCACGCCCTTGGGCTCGAGCACCGCGGAGAGCGCGAAGATGTTGCGCACGTCGTCCTCGACCACGAGGACCCGGCGGCCTTCCAGCGCCGCTTCGCGCTCGCGCGCGGCCTTGAGCATCCGCTGGCTTTCCGGCGGCAGCTCCGATTCGACTTGATGGAGGAAAAGCGTGACCTCGTCCAGGAGCCGCTCGGGCGAGCGCGCGTCCTTCACGATGATCGACTTCGAGAAGCGCCGCAGCTCCAGCTCCTGGTCGCGGGTGAGCGAGGCGCCGGTATAGACGATCACCGGGGGGAAGGCCACGTCGTCCTGTTCGGCCATGCGCTCCAGCAGCTTGTGGCCCGACAAGTCGGGGAGATTCAGGTCCATCACCATGCAGTCGTACGTCGTCGTCTGCAGGTGGGCAAGTGCGCCCGCGGCGCTGTCCACACCCGTGATCTCGACGCCGCTGGCGGCCAGCAGGCGGATGATCGCGTCACGCTGGCGGGTGTCGTCTTCCACCACCAGCACACGGCGCAGGCTCTTGGAGATCCGCTCCTCGAGGCTTCGAAGGGTTGCCTCGAGTTGCTCGCGCTTCACGGGCTTCAGCGCATAGCCGACCGCGCCCCGCTCCATCGCCGCCCGCGTGTAGTCGGCGACCGAGACCACGTGCACGGGAATGTGGCGGGTCGACGAGGTGTGCTTGAGCTGGTCCAGCACGCCGAGCCCGGAATGGTCCGGCAGGTTCATGTCGAGCACGATCGCGCTGGGGATGAAGCGCATCGCCGCGGCGAGGCCCTCTTCCGCCGTGCCGGCCGCGACGCACTTGAAGCCGAGCTCGTGCGCGAGGTCGCGCAGGATCGCGGCGAAATTGGGATCGTCCTCCACGACGAGGATGTGGCGCTCGCGCGGCTGCAGGCCGTCGCGGTCGTCCTCGATGTGGCCGCGAACGGCGATCGGGTCCTCCTTCGCCATCGCTGGGCTGCGGGGCACGGCGGG includes the following:
- a CDS encoding CheR family methyltransferase is translated as MDAQVGSPRPARDQDIEMTLLIEAVYLKYHYDFRGYATASLRRRLATAADRFGCRSLTQLQDRLIHEPGIFPELLNYLTVQVSEMFRDPGYFKVLRESVMPLLRTYPSLRVWVAGCSSGEEVYSLAILLREEGLLERTTIYATDINPRALERAEAGVYEIDRIPKFTENHRDSGARTSLSDYYTAGYGRAVFDKSLRKNIVFSDHSLATDSVFAEVQLVSCRNVLIYFDRKLQDRAIGLFREALVRRGVLGIGSKESIRFTHHAEAFEPLSRDLRVYQKRGDA
- a CDS encoding chemotaxis protein CheB gives rise to the protein MMAARTVDAIAIGASAGGVEALTALLPALPADLSAAVLVVIHIPRDRPSVLAELFASRCKLAVREAQDKEPIEAGTIYFAPADYHLLVEPQRYVSLSVDEPVCFSRPSIDVLFESAALVYGPRLAGVVLTGANEDGANGLAAIARAGGVTIVQDPAGAKMPLMPASALQRTTAAHVLPLERIGAQLARLGGGTAS
- a CDS encoding hybrid sensor histidine kinase/response regulator; the protein is MEPMPQTLPRLKCLVVDDLDENLLALSALLRRDDVEVLTARSGPEALELLLAHDVALAFLDVQMPEMDGFELAELIRGSERTRDVPLIFVTAGGRDPYRLFKGYESGAVDFLYKPIDPFILRNKAEVFFDLHRQKQMLREEIRERTEALRFNEMFMAVLSHDLRNPLSALLNSAHLLQMGSKEPMVQETGARMVATGRRMGRMIEDLLDITRARLAGGIPVAPVATDLGAIVERVVHEQRALHPSRCIDVQRNADLSGRWDPERLSQVASNLIGNALQHGTAGEPVLVRLDGSDRSAVTLAVENAGAIDPTILPHVFDPFRGVQREAKRGDGLGLGLYIVREIVEAHGGTVTAQSNVERRTTFTALLPRTARRSSAT